In one Columba livia isolate bColLiv1 breed racing homer chromosome 23, bColLiv1.pat.W.v2, whole genome shotgun sequence genomic region, the following are encoded:
- the MAPT gene encoding microtubule-associated protein tau isoform X15, with the protein MAEQRQDVTAMEDHAAGQEKHIPSGYPLQIPVDDGSDEPVSETSDAKSTPTTEDATAPLVEEGDHEDQGGVEQHGEIPEGTTAEEAGVGATPTLEDHAAGDAVQGRVDSKDKEGTGAEEKKPKKSSPSTANPPGDRPSIPPQRHTSSSTAPSKTPSSPASTSKRVPSVTSRPAIARMHETKAKGPEVRGGTKSAVPRSAAGQAQKNSTNATRIPAKTPTAPKTPPSSGRKEQKKPPPAAAKSEKGEQPKSGDRSGYSSPGSPGTPGSRSRTPSLPTPPAREPKKVAVVRTPPKSPASAKSRIQPSAAPMPDLKNVKSKIGSTENLKHQPGGGKVQIINKKLDFSSVQSKCGSKDNIKHIPGGGSVQIVYKPVDLSHVTSKCGSLGNIHHKPGGGQVEVKSEKLDFKDKVQSKIGSLDNISHVPGGGNKKIETHKLTFRENAKAKTDHGAEIVYKSPTISGDASPRRLSNVSSTGSINMVDSPQLATLADEVSASLAKQGL; encoded by the exons ATGGCGGAGCAGCGTCAGGACGTCACCGCAATGGAGGATCACGCAGCCGGCCAGGAGAAGCACATCCCATCAG GCTATCCCCTTCAGATACCAGTCGATGATGGATCGGATGAGCCTGTTTCTGAAACATCTGACGCTAAGAGCACCCCAACTACGGAAG ATGCCACAGCACCTTTAGTGGAGGAAGGAGACCACGAGGATCAGGGTGGTGTCGAACAGCACGGGGAGATACCAGAAGGAACCACAG CTGAAGAGGCGGGCGTAGGAGCCACCCCCACCCTGGAGGACCACGCGGCAGGAGATGCTGTTCAAG GTCGCGTTGACAGCAAAGACAAGGAAGGGACTGGAGCTGAGGAAAAGAAACCGAAG AAATCCTCACCTTCCACTGCCAACCCCCCAGGCGACAGACCCTCCATCCCCCCCCAACGACACACCTCCTCTAGCACAGCCCCTTCGAAAACACCCTCCAGCCCTGCTTCCACCTCTAAACGAGTCCCTTCTGTCACATCCCGACCTGCCATTGCAAGAATGCACGAAACAAAAGCCAAG GGCCCGGAGGTGAGAGGTGGCACGAAGTCGGCCGTGCCGCGGTCCGCAGCCGGGCAGGCGCAGAAGAACTCGACCAACGCCACGCGTATCCCAGCAAAGACGCCCACGGCGCCCAAGACGCCTCCCAGCTCCG gcagaaaggagcagaaaaaaccacctcctgcagcagcgaAGTCTGAGAAAG GTGAGCAGCCAAAGTCTGGAGACAGAAGCGGTTACAGCAGCCCCGGCTCTCCCGGGACCCCGGGCAGCCGTTCCCGCACTCCCTCTCTGCCCACCCCACCAGCCAGGGAGCCCAAGAAGGTGGCAGTGGTGCGCACACCGCCCAAATCCCCCGCGTCCGCCAAGAGCCGCATCCAGCCGTCAGCTGCACCCATGCCTGATCTGAAAAACGTCAAGTCCAAAATTGGCTCAACTGAAAACCTGAAGCACCAGCCCGGAGGTGGCAAG GTGCAGATTATTAATAAGAAGCTGGACTTTAGCAGCGTTCAATCCAAGTGTGGCTCAAAGGATAATATCAAACACATCCCGGGAGGAGGCAGT GTTCAAATCGTTTACAAGCCAGTTGACCTGAGCCACGTGACATCCAAATGTGGTTCCCTGGGCAACATCCATCACAAACCAG GCGGTGGCCAGGTGGAGGTGAAATCTGAGAAACTGGACTTCAAAGATAAGGTGCAATCAAAAATCGGGTCCCTAGATAACATCAGCCACGTCCCTGGTGGAGGAAATAAGAAG ATTGAGACTCATAAGCTGACTTTCCGCGAGAATGCCAAAGCCAAGACCGACCATGGCGCTGAAATTGTCTACAAGTCCCCCACCATCTCTGGAGACGCCTCCCCGCGCCGCCTTAGCAACGTCTCCTCCACTGGCAGCATCAATATGGTGGACTCCCCCCAGCTCGCCACACTGGCTGACGAAGTGTCCGCTTCGCTGGCCAAGCAGGGCTTGTGA
- the MAPT gene encoding microtubule-associated protein tau isoform X19 codes for MAEQRQDVTAMEDHAAGQEKHIPSGYPLQIPVDDGSDEPVSETSDAKSTPTTEDATAPLVEEGDHEDQGGVEQHGEIPEGTTAEEAGVGATPTLEDHAAGDAVQGRVDSKDKEGTGAEEKKPKKSSPSTANPPGDRPSIPPQRHTSSSTAPSKTPSSPASTSKRVPSVTSRPAIARMHETKAKGPEVRGGTKSAVPRSAAGQAQKNSTNATRIPAKTPTAPKTPPSSGRKEQKKPPPAAAKSEKGEQPKSGDRSGYSSPGSPGTPGSRSRTPSLPTPPAREPKKVAVVRTPPKSPASAKSRIQPSAAPMPDLKNVKSKIGSTENLKHQPGGGKVQIVYKPVDLSHVTSKCGSLGNIHHKPGGGQVEVKSEKLDFKDKVQSKIGSLDNISHVPGGGNKKIETHKLTFRENAKAKTDHGAEIVYKSPTISGDASPRRLSNVSSTGSINMVDSPQLATLADEVSASLAKQGL; via the exons ATGGCGGAGCAGCGTCAGGACGTCACCGCAATGGAGGATCACGCAGCCGGCCAGGAGAAGCACATCCCATCAG GCTATCCCCTTCAGATACCAGTCGATGATGGATCGGATGAGCCTGTTTCTGAAACATCTGACGCTAAGAGCACCCCAACTACGGAAG ATGCCACAGCACCTTTAGTGGAGGAAGGAGACCACGAGGATCAGGGTGGTGTCGAACAGCACGGGGAGATACCAGAAGGAACCACAG CTGAAGAGGCGGGCGTAGGAGCCACCCCCACCCTGGAGGACCACGCGGCAGGAGATGCTGTTCAAG GTCGCGTTGACAGCAAAGACAAGGAAGGGACTGGAGCTGAGGAAAAGAAACCGAAG AAATCCTCACCTTCCACTGCCAACCCCCCAGGCGACAGACCCTCCATCCCCCCCCAACGACACACCTCCTCTAGCACAGCCCCTTCGAAAACACCCTCCAGCCCTGCTTCCACCTCTAAACGAGTCCCTTCTGTCACATCCCGACCTGCCATTGCAAGAATGCACGAAACAAAAGCCAAG GGCCCGGAGGTGAGAGGTGGCACGAAGTCGGCCGTGCCGCGGTCCGCAGCCGGGCAGGCGCAGAAGAACTCGACCAACGCCACGCGTATCCCAGCAAAGACGCCCACGGCGCCCAAGACGCCTCCCAGCTCCG gcagaaaggagcagaaaaaaccacctcctgcagcagcgaAGTCTGAGAAAG GTGAGCAGCCAAAGTCTGGAGACAGAAGCGGTTACAGCAGCCCCGGCTCTCCCGGGACCCCGGGCAGCCGTTCCCGCACTCCCTCTCTGCCCACCCCACCAGCCAGGGAGCCCAAGAAGGTGGCAGTGGTGCGCACACCGCCCAAATCCCCCGCGTCCGCCAAGAGCCGCATCCAGCCGTCAGCTGCACCCATGCCTGATCTGAAAAACGTCAAGTCCAAAATTGGCTCAACTGAAAACCTGAAGCACCAGCCCGGAGGTGGCAAG GTTCAAATCGTTTACAAGCCAGTTGACCTGAGCCACGTGACATCCAAATGTGGTTCCCTGGGCAACATCCATCACAAACCAG GCGGTGGCCAGGTGGAGGTGAAATCTGAGAAACTGGACTTCAAAGATAAGGTGCAATCAAAAATCGGGTCCCTAGATAACATCAGCCACGTCCCTGGTGGAGGAAATAAGAAG ATTGAGACTCATAAGCTGACTTTCCGCGAGAATGCCAAAGCCAAGACCGACCATGGCGCTGAAATTGTCTACAAGTCCCCCACCATCTCTGGAGACGCCTCCCCGCGCCGCCTTAGCAACGTCTCCTCCACTGGCAGCATCAATATGGTGGACTCCCCCCAGCTCGCCACACTGGCTGACGAAGTGTCCGCTTCGCTGGCCAAGCAGGGCTTGTGA
- the MAPT gene encoding microtubule-associated protein tau isoform X6, producing MAEQRQDVTAMEDHAAGQEKHIPSAEEAGVGATPTLEDHAAGDAVQGEPGSPEPQPGPQERVGDAIKREHQPTRRVAGVLLQPLLSHEMKASAAAPARIEVTIPIPLDMYQGSRVGEDNSELWDRGDREGTGVGAERGPAALAAGLAGAAGPSPLCTRAPVKEDASRWERDEDRDVDETSEQDLLSLVGQHVSPGPEMGSCPAAAKEIPTEYEFGEKESKDVLRGIPREAFLTETESHKAGEDQEKSRQPLRGEEDTDVTPSEPSEIISQKEPEPGDREDSAPLLESARLPAELKDGVEVKGAPLADAVPGTGECWMPKKKPCARVADRAVSRVPLLKGRVDSKDKEGTGAEEKKPKKSSPSTANPPGDRPSIPPQRHTSSSTAPSKTPSSPASTSKRVPSVTSRPAIARMHETKAKGPEVRGGTKSAVPRSAAGQAQKNSTNATRIPAKTPTAPKTPPSSGRKEQKKPPPAAAKSEKGEQPKSGDRSGYSSPGSPGTPGSRSRTPSLPTPPAREPKKVAVVRTPPKSPASAKSRIQPSAAPMPDLKNVKSKIGSTENLKHQPGGGKVQIINKKLDFSSVQSKCGSKDNIKHIPGGGSVQIINKKLDFSSVQSRCGSKDNIKHIPGGGSVQIVYKPVDLSHVTSKCGSLGNIHHKPGGGQVEVKSEKLDFKDKVQSKIGSLDNISHVPGGGNKKIETHKLTFRENAKAKTDHGAEIVYKSPTISGDASPRRLSNVSSTGSINMVDSPQLATLADEVSASLAKQGL from the exons ATGGCGGAGCAGCGTCAGGACGTCACCGCAATGGAGGATCACGCAGCCGGCCAGGAGAAGCACATCCCATCAG CTGAAGAGGCGGGCGTAGGAGCCACCCCCACCCTGGAGGACCACGCGGCAGGAGATGCTGTTCAAG GGGAGCCAGGCTCTCCAGAGCCGCAGCCCGGCCCTCAGGAGCGTGTGGGAGACGCAATAAAAAGAGAACACCAGCCCACCAGGCGGGTCGCTGGGGTTCTTCTGCAGCCTCTTCTGTCACATGAAATGAAGGCTTCAGCAGCGGCTCCCGCCAGAATTGAGGTCACCATCCCAATACCCCTGGATATGTACCAAGGCTCCCGAGTTGGTGAGGACAACAGTGAGTTGTGGGATCGTGGAGACAGGGAAGGCACCGGTGTGGGAGCAGAGCGGGGTCCTGCTGCGCTCGCtgcggggctggcaggagcagctgggcCATCTCCTTTGTGCACCAGAGCCCCGGTAAAAGAAGATGCCAGTCGATGGGAGAGAGATGAGGACCGTGATGTCGATGAAACTTCTGAACAGGATTTGCTTTCTCTGGTGGGTCAGCATGTTTCGCCAGGACCTGAAATGGGTTCGTGTCCAGCAGCAGCCAAGGAAATTCCTACAGAATATGAGTTTGGAGAAAAAGAGTCCAAAGATGTCCTCAGAGGCATTCCAAGAGAGGCATTTCTTACTGAAACTGAATCACATAAAGCAGGAGAGGACCAAGAGAAGAGTAGACAGCCATTGCGGGGGGAAGAAGACACAGATGTCACCCCATCAGAGCCTTCTGAAATCATCTCCCAAAAAGAACCTGAGCCTGGGGACAGAGAAGATTCGGCCCCCCTGTTAGAATCAGCCAGACTCCCTGCGGAGTTAAAAGATGGTGTGGAAGTCAAAGGTGCTCCTTTGGCAGACGCTGTGCCAGGTACGGGAGAATGCTGGATGCCCAAGAAGAAACCTTGTGCCCGTGTTGCAGACAGAGCCGTCAGTCGCGTCCCCCTCCTCAAAG GTCGCGTTGACAGCAAAGACAAGGAAGGGACTGGAGCTGAGGAAAAGAAACCGAAG AAATCCTCACCTTCCACTGCCAACCCCCCAGGCGACAGACCCTCCATCCCCCCCCAACGACACACCTCCTCTAGCACAGCCCCTTCGAAAACACCCTCCAGCCCTGCTTCCACCTCTAAACGAGTCCCTTCTGTCACATCCCGACCTGCCATTGCAAGAATGCACGAAACAAAAGCCAAG GGCCCGGAGGTGAGAGGTGGCACGAAGTCGGCCGTGCCGCGGTCCGCAGCCGGGCAGGCGCAGAAGAACTCGACCAACGCCACGCGTATCCCAGCAAAGACGCCCACGGCGCCCAAGACGCCTCCCAGCTCCG gcagaaaggagcagaaaaaaccacctcctgcagcagcgaAGTCTGAGAAAG GTGAGCAGCCAAAGTCTGGAGACAGAAGCGGTTACAGCAGCCCCGGCTCTCCCGGGACCCCGGGCAGCCGTTCCCGCACTCCCTCTCTGCCCACCCCACCAGCCAGGGAGCCCAAGAAGGTGGCAGTGGTGCGCACACCGCCCAAATCCCCCGCGTCCGCCAAGAGCCGCATCCAGCCGTCAGCTGCACCCATGCCTGATCTGAAAAACGTCAAGTCCAAAATTGGCTCAACTGAAAACCTGAAGCACCAGCCCGGAGGTGGCAAG GTGCAGATTATTAATAAGAAGCTGGACTTTAGCAGCGTTCAATCCAAGTGTGGCTCAAAGGATAATATCAAACACATCCCGGGAGGAGGCAGT GTGCAGATTATTAATAAGAAGCTGGACTTTAGCAGCGTTCAATCCAGGTGTGGCTCAAAGGATAATATCAAACACATCCCAGGAGGAGGCAGT GTTCAAATCGTTTACAAGCCAGTTGACCTGAGCCACGTGACATCCAAATGTGGTTCCCTGGGCAACATCCATCACAAACCAG GCGGTGGCCAGGTGGAGGTGAAATCTGAGAAACTGGACTTCAAAGATAAGGTGCAATCAAAAATCGGGTCCCTAGATAACATCAGCCACGTCCCTGGTGGAGGAAATAAGAAG ATTGAGACTCATAAGCTGACTTTCCGCGAGAATGCCAAAGCCAAGACCGACCATGGCGCTGAAATTGTCTACAAGTCCCCCACCATCTCTGGAGACGCCTCCCCGCGCCGCCTTAGCAACGTCTCCTCCACTGGCAGCATCAATATGGTGGACTCCCCCCAGCTCGCCACACTGGCTGACGAAGTGTCCGCTTCGCTGGCCAAGCAGGGCTTGTGA
- the MAPT gene encoding microtubule-associated protein tau isoform X1, producing the protein MAEQRQDVTAMEDHAAGQEKHIPSGYPLQIPVDDGSDEPVSETSDAKSTPTTEDATAPLVEEGDHEDQGGVEQHGEIPEGTTAEEAGVGATPTLEDHAAGDAVQGEPGSPEPQPGPQERVGDAIKREHQPTRRVAGVLLQPLLSHEMKASAAAPARIEVTIPIPLDMYQGSRVGEDNSELWDRGDREGTGVGAERGPAALAAGLAGAAGPSPLCTRAPVKEDASRWERDEDRDVDETSEQDLLSLVGQHVSPGPEMGSCPAAAKEIPTEYEFGEKESKDVLRGIPREAFLTETESHKAGEDQEKSRQPLRGEEDTDVTPSEPSEIISQKEPEPGDREDSAPLLESARLPAELKDGVEVKGAPLADAVPGTGECWMPKKKPCARVADRAVSRVPLLKGRVDSKDKEGTGAEEKKPKKSSPSTANPPGDRPSIPPQRHTSSSTAPSKTPSSPASTSKRVPSVTSRPAIARMHETKAKGPEVRGGTKSAVPRSAAGQAQKNSTNATRIPAKTPTAPKTPPSSGRKEQKKPPPAAAKSEKGEQPKSGDRSGYSSPGSPGTPGSRSRTPSLPTPPAREPKKVAVVRTPPKSPASAKSRIQPSAAPMPDLKNVKSKIGSTENLKHQPGGGKVQIINKKLDFSSVQSKCGSKDNIKHIPGGGSVQIINKKLDFSSVQSRCGSKDNIKHIPGGGSVQIVYKPVDLSHVTSKCGSLGNIHHKPGGGQVEVKSEKLDFKDKVQSKIGSLDNISHVPGGGNKKIETHKLTFRENAKAKTDHGAEIVYKSPTISGDASPRRLSNVSSTGSINMVDSPQLATLADEVSASLAKQGL; encoded by the exons ATGGCGGAGCAGCGTCAGGACGTCACCGCAATGGAGGATCACGCAGCCGGCCAGGAGAAGCACATCCCATCAG GCTATCCCCTTCAGATACCAGTCGATGATGGATCGGATGAGCCTGTTTCTGAAACATCTGACGCTAAGAGCACCCCAACTACGGAAG ATGCCACAGCACCTTTAGTGGAGGAAGGAGACCACGAGGATCAGGGTGGTGTCGAACAGCACGGGGAGATACCAGAAGGAACCACAG CTGAAGAGGCGGGCGTAGGAGCCACCCCCACCCTGGAGGACCACGCGGCAGGAGATGCTGTTCAAG GGGAGCCAGGCTCTCCAGAGCCGCAGCCCGGCCCTCAGGAGCGTGTGGGAGACGCAATAAAAAGAGAACACCAGCCCACCAGGCGGGTCGCTGGGGTTCTTCTGCAGCCTCTTCTGTCACATGAAATGAAGGCTTCAGCAGCGGCTCCCGCCAGAATTGAGGTCACCATCCCAATACCCCTGGATATGTACCAAGGCTCCCGAGTTGGTGAGGACAACAGTGAGTTGTGGGATCGTGGAGACAGGGAAGGCACCGGTGTGGGAGCAGAGCGGGGTCCTGCTGCGCTCGCtgcggggctggcaggagcagctgggcCATCTCCTTTGTGCACCAGAGCCCCGGTAAAAGAAGATGCCAGTCGATGGGAGAGAGATGAGGACCGTGATGTCGATGAAACTTCTGAACAGGATTTGCTTTCTCTGGTGGGTCAGCATGTTTCGCCAGGACCTGAAATGGGTTCGTGTCCAGCAGCAGCCAAGGAAATTCCTACAGAATATGAGTTTGGAGAAAAAGAGTCCAAAGATGTCCTCAGAGGCATTCCAAGAGAGGCATTTCTTACTGAAACTGAATCACATAAAGCAGGAGAGGACCAAGAGAAGAGTAGACAGCCATTGCGGGGGGAAGAAGACACAGATGTCACCCCATCAGAGCCTTCTGAAATCATCTCCCAAAAAGAACCTGAGCCTGGGGACAGAGAAGATTCGGCCCCCCTGTTAGAATCAGCCAGACTCCCTGCGGAGTTAAAAGATGGTGTGGAAGTCAAAGGTGCTCCTTTGGCAGACGCTGTGCCAGGTACGGGAGAATGCTGGATGCCCAAGAAGAAACCTTGTGCCCGTGTTGCAGACAGAGCCGTCAGTCGCGTCCCCCTCCTCAAAG GTCGCGTTGACAGCAAAGACAAGGAAGGGACTGGAGCTGAGGAAAAGAAACCGAAG AAATCCTCACCTTCCACTGCCAACCCCCCAGGCGACAGACCCTCCATCCCCCCCCAACGACACACCTCCTCTAGCACAGCCCCTTCGAAAACACCCTCCAGCCCTGCTTCCACCTCTAAACGAGTCCCTTCTGTCACATCCCGACCTGCCATTGCAAGAATGCACGAAACAAAAGCCAAG GGCCCGGAGGTGAGAGGTGGCACGAAGTCGGCCGTGCCGCGGTCCGCAGCCGGGCAGGCGCAGAAGAACTCGACCAACGCCACGCGTATCCCAGCAAAGACGCCCACGGCGCCCAAGACGCCTCCCAGCTCCG gcagaaaggagcagaaaaaaccacctcctgcagcagcgaAGTCTGAGAAAG GTGAGCAGCCAAAGTCTGGAGACAGAAGCGGTTACAGCAGCCCCGGCTCTCCCGGGACCCCGGGCAGCCGTTCCCGCACTCCCTCTCTGCCCACCCCACCAGCCAGGGAGCCCAAGAAGGTGGCAGTGGTGCGCACACCGCCCAAATCCCCCGCGTCCGCCAAGAGCCGCATCCAGCCGTCAGCTGCACCCATGCCTGATCTGAAAAACGTCAAGTCCAAAATTGGCTCAACTGAAAACCTGAAGCACCAGCCCGGAGGTGGCAAG GTGCAGATTATTAATAAGAAGCTGGACTTTAGCAGCGTTCAATCCAAGTGTGGCTCAAAGGATAATATCAAACACATCCCGGGAGGAGGCAGT GTGCAGATTATTAATAAGAAGCTGGACTTTAGCAGCGTTCAATCCAGGTGTGGCTCAAAGGATAATATCAAACACATCCCAGGAGGAGGCAGT GTTCAAATCGTTTACAAGCCAGTTGACCTGAGCCACGTGACATCCAAATGTGGTTCCCTGGGCAACATCCATCACAAACCAG GCGGTGGCCAGGTGGAGGTGAAATCTGAGAAACTGGACTTCAAAGATAAGGTGCAATCAAAAATCGGGTCCCTAGATAACATCAGCCACGTCCCTGGTGGAGGAAATAAGAAG ATTGAGACTCATAAGCTGACTTTCCGCGAGAATGCCAAAGCCAAGACCGACCATGGCGCTGAAATTGTCTACAAGTCCCCCACCATCTCTGGAGACGCCTCCCCGCGCCGCCTTAGCAACGTCTCCTCCACTGGCAGCATCAATATGGTGGACTCCCCCCAGCTCGCCACACTGGCTGACGAAGTGTCCGCTTCGCTGGCCAAGCAGGGCTTGTGA
- the MAPT gene encoding microtubule-associated protein tau isoform X4, which produces MAEQRQDVTAMEDHAAGQEKHIPSGYPLQIPVDDGSDEPVSETSDAKSTPTTEDATAPLVEEGDHEDQGGVEQHGEIPEGTTAEEAGVGATPTLEDHAAGDAVQGEPGSPEPQPGPQERVGDAIKREHQPTRRVAGVLLQPLLSHEMKASAAAPARIEVTIPIPLDMYQGSRVGEDNSELWDRGDREGTGVGAERGPAALAAGLAGAAGPSPLCTRAPVKEDASRWERDEDRDVDETSEQDLLSLVGQHVSPGPEMGSCPAAAKEIPTEYEFGEKESKDVLRGIPREAFLTETESHKAGEDQEKSRQPLRGEEDTDVTPSEPSEIISQKEPEPGDREDSAPLLESARLPAELKDGVEVKGAPLADAVPGTGECWMPKKKPCARVADRAVSRVPLLKGRVDSKDKEGTGAEEKKPKKSSPSTANPPGDRPSIPPQRHTSSSTAPSKTPSSPASTSKRVPSVTSRPAIARMHETKAKGPEVRGGTKSAVPRSAAGQAQKNSTNATRIPAKTPTAPKTPPSSGRKEQKKPPPAAAKSEKGEQPKSGDRSGYSSPGSPGTPGSRSRTPSLPTPPAREPKKVAVVRTPPKSPASAKSRIQPSAAPMPDLKNVKSKIGSTENLKHQPGGGKVQIINKKLDFSSVQSKCGSKDNIKHIPGGGSVQIVYKPVDLSHVTSKCGSLGNIHHKPGGGQVEVKSEKLDFKDKVQSKIGSLDNISHVPGGGNKKIETHKLTFRENAKAKTDHGAEIVYKSPTISGDASPRRLSNVSSTGSINMVDSPQLATLADEVSASLAKQGL; this is translated from the exons ATGGCGGAGCAGCGTCAGGACGTCACCGCAATGGAGGATCACGCAGCCGGCCAGGAGAAGCACATCCCATCAG GCTATCCCCTTCAGATACCAGTCGATGATGGATCGGATGAGCCTGTTTCTGAAACATCTGACGCTAAGAGCACCCCAACTACGGAAG ATGCCACAGCACCTTTAGTGGAGGAAGGAGACCACGAGGATCAGGGTGGTGTCGAACAGCACGGGGAGATACCAGAAGGAACCACAG CTGAAGAGGCGGGCGTAGGAGCCACCCCCACCCTGGAGGACCACGCGGCAGGAGATGCTGTTCAAG GGGAGCCAGGCTCTCCAGAGCCGCAGCCCGGCCCTCAGGAGCGTGTGGGAGACGCAATAAAAAGAGAACACCAGCCCACCAGGCGGGTCGCTGGGGTTCTTCTGCAGCCTCTTCTGTCACATGAAATGAAGGCTTCAGCAGCGGCTCCCGCCAGAATTGAGGTCACCATCCCAATACCCCTGGATATGTACCAAGGCTCCCGAGTTGGTGAGGACAACAGTGAGTTGTGGGATCGTGGAGACAGGGAAGGCACCGGTGTGGGAGCAGAGCGGGGTCCTGCTGCGCTCGCtgcggggctggcaggagcagctgggcCATCTCCTTTGTGCACCAGAGCCCCGGTAAAAGAAGATGCCAGTCGATGGGAGAGAGATGAGGACCGTGATGTCGATGAAACTTCTGAACAGGATTTGCTTTCTCTGGTGGGTCAGCATGTTTCGCCAGGACCTGAAATGGGTTCGTGTCCAGCAGCAGCCAAGGAAATTCCTACAGAATATGAGTTTGGAGAAAAAGAGTCCAAAGATGTCCTCAGAGGCATTCCAAGAGAGGCATTTCTTACTGAAACTGAATCACATAAAGCAGGAGAGGACCAAGAGAAGAGTAGACAGCCATTGCGGGGGGAAGAAGACACAGATGTCACCCCATCAGAGCCTTCTGAAATCATCTCCCAAAAAGAACCTGAGCCTGGGGACAGAGAAGATTCGGCCCCCCTGTTAGAATCAGCCAGACTCCCTGCGGAGTTAAAAGATGGTGTGGAAGTCAAAGGTGCTCCTTTGGCAGACGCTGTGCCAGGTACGGGAGAATGCTGGATGCCCAAGAAGAAACCTTGTGCCCGTGTTGCAGACAGAGCCGTCAGTCGCGTCCCCCTCCTCAAAG GTCGCGTTGACAGCAAAGACAAGGAAGGGACTGGAGCTGAGGAAAAGAAACCGAAG AAATCCTCACCTTCCACTGCCAACCCCCCAGGCGACAGACCCTCCATCCCCCCCCAACGACACACCTCCTCTAGCACAGCCCCTTCGAAAACACCCTCCAGCCCTGCTTCCACCTCTAAACGAGTCCCTTCTGTCACATCCCGACCTGCCATTGCAAGAATGCACGAAACAAAAGCCAAG GGCCCGGAGGTGAGAGGTGGCACGAAGTCGGCCGTGCCGCGGTCCGCAGCCGGGCAGGCGCAGAAGAACTCGACCAACGCCACGCGTATCCCAGCAAAGACGCCCACGGCGCCCAAGACGCCTCCCAGCTCCG gcagaaaggagcagaaaaaaccacctcctgcagcagcgaAGTCTGAGAAAG GTGAGCAGCCAAAGTCTGGAGACAGAAGCGGTTACAGCAGCCCCGGCTCTCCCGGGACCCCGGGCAGCCGTTCCCGCACTCCCTCTCTGCCCACCCCACCAGCCAGGGAGCCCAAGAAGGTGGCAGTGGTGCGCACACCGCCCAAATCCCCCGCGTCCGCCAAGAGCCGCATCCAGCCGTCAGCTGCACCCATGCCTGATCTGAAAAACGTCAAGTCCAAAATTGGCTCAACTGAAAACCTGAAGCACCAGCCCGGAGGTGGCAAG GTGCAGATTATTAATAAGAAGCTGGACTTTAGCAGCGTTCAATCCAAGTGTGGCTCAAAGGATAATATCAAACACATCCCGGGAGGAGGCAGT GTTCAAATCGTTTACAAGCCAGTTGACCTGAGCCACGTGACATCCAAATGTGGTTCCCTGGGCAACATCCATCACAAACCAG GCGGTGGCCAGGTGGAGGTGAAATCTGAGAAACTGGACTTCAAAGATAAGGTGCAATCAAAAATCGGGTCCCTAGATAACATCAGCCACGTCCCTGGTGGAGGAAATAAGAAG ATTGAGACTCATAAGCTGACTTTCCGCGAGAATGCCAAAGCCAAGACCGACCATGGCGCTGAAATTGTCTACAAGTCCCCCACCATCTCTGGAGACGCCTCCCCGCGCCGCCTTAGCAACGTCTCCTCCACTGGCAGCATCAATATGGTGGACTCCCCCCAGCTCGCCACACTGGCTGACGAAGTGTCCGCTTCGCTGGCCAAGCAGGGCTTGTGA